The Primulina huaijiensis isolate GDHJ02 chromosome 12, ASM1229523v2, whole genome shotgun sequence genome has a window encoding:
- the LOC140990663 gene encoding protein PEROXIN-4 — MQASRARLFKEYKEVQREKVADPDIQLVCDDTNIFRWTALIKGPSETPYEGGVFQLAFSVPEQYPLQPPQVRFLTKIFHPNVHFKTGEICLDILKNAWSPAWTLQSVCRAIIALMAHPEPDSPLNCDSGNLLRSGDVRGFQSMARMYTRLAAIPKKG, encoded by the exons ATGCAG GCATCAAGGGCTAGGCTTTTTAAGGAGTATAAAGAAGTTCAGAGAGAGAAAGTAGCCGATCCTGACATTCAACTCGTTTGTGATGATACAAATATATTTAGGTGGACAGCTCTCATAAAG GGGCCGTCCGAGACACCATATGAAGGGGGAGTTTTCCAGCTTGCTTTTTCTGTCCCAGAGCAGTATCCCTTGCAGCCTCCTCAAGTGCGGTTCTTGACTAAAATATTTCATCCGAACGTACACTTCAAG ACGGGTGAGATTTGCCTCGACATTTTGAAAAACGCTTGGAGTCCGGCCTGGACACTGCAGTCTGTTTGTAGGGCTATAATTGCCCTGATGGCTCATCCAGAACCTGATAGCCCACTAAACTGTGATTCAG GCAATCTCCTGCGCTCCGGTGACGTCAGAGGATTCCAGTCCATGGCCAGGATGTATACTAGACTTGCAGCCATTCCCAAGAAAGGGTAA
- the LOC140989759 gene encoding TOM1-like protein 9 has protein sequence MVNLMVERATSNMLIGPDWAMNIEICDICNHDPAQAKDVVRGIKKRLGSKNPKVQLLALTLLETIVKNCGDIVHMHVADKDLPREMVKIVKKKPDFHVKEKILILIDTWQEAFGGSRARYPQYFVAYQDLLRLGAVFPQRSESSVPIFTPAQTQPLTSFPQNLRDPESRPDAAESSAEAEFPTLSLTELQNARGVMDVLSEMLNALNPSDKEELRRDVIVDLVAQCRTYKQRVVHLVNSTSDESLLCQGLALNDNLQRVLAKHESMSSGATSGESDKPKPEPTQALVKVDAPLIDTSIAKQSDNGSTSGIIIPTPPESNAQLATPTKAGPIIDLLSGDTLALVPVEEPQPASPVASQQNALALVDMFSPSNYNQYSNPIGQGYSSSRQFPQNVQTPQPLLNSNGSVSGPELPRYGQPLYPQGSSSMWNGQMTQQQQPPSPVYGPQDSGALPPPPWEAQLDNTQQPISHPPQQMHVVHSLPSPNGTYLQGSQPLANNQPFSTYDQPISSGHHTLVNNQFLQSNQMTAGLYPQPFQNPQAMGMFPQPIQSVPMVYMYPQQAYGYQIAGYGYGYGYGYGYGHGQGEQQNTQFIDQKISVSSRDHSSLRNSSNMVSSSSYAPSLKPSKPEDKLFGDLVDISKFKTGKNHA, from the exons ATGGTGAATTTGATGGTGGAAAGAGCTACCAGCAATATGCTGATCGGTCCTGATTGGGCAATGAATATCGAGATCTGCGACATCTGCAATCACGACCCTGC ACAAGCAAAAGATGTTGTAAGAGGTATAAAGAAACGTCTTGGCAGCAAAAATCCAAAAGTCCAGCTTCTTGCGTTAACA cTATTAGAGACCATTGTGAAGAATTGCGGGGATATTGTGCATATGCATGTTGCTGATAAAGATTTACCTCGTGAGATGGTGAAAATTGTTAAAAAGAAG CCTGACTTTCATGTGAAAGAgaagattttaattttgatagatACATGGCAAGAAGCTTTTGGAGGGTCAAGGGCAAGATATCCCCAATACTTTGTGGCATACCAGGATTTATTA CGACTTGGGGCAGTTTTCCCTCAGAGATCCGAGAGTTCAGTACCTATTTTTACACCAGCACAAACACAGCCATTAACATCTTTTCCACAAAATCTTCGTGATCCTGAGTCAAGACCGGATGCGGCTGAATCTTCTGCAGAAGCTGAATTTCCAACATTGAG CTTGACAGAACTTCAAAATGCACGAGGTGTCATGGATGTCCTCTCGGAAATGCTGAATGCCTTAAATCCTAGTGATAAAGAG GAACTCAGGCGCGATGTTATTGTTGATCTGGTGGCTCAGTGCCGTACTTATAAGCAAAGAGTTGTACACCTAGTTAACTCAACTTC GGATGAATCACTATTATGCCAAGGACTAGCGCTGAATGATAACTTGCAACGTGTTTTGGCTAAGCATGAGTCCATGTCCTCTGGAGCCACCTCTGGTGAATCAGATAAGCcaaaacccgagccaacccaagCCTTGGTAAAAGTCGATGCTCCTCTTATTGACACTAGCATTGCCAAACAATCAGACAATGG ATCCACATCAGGTATTATCATACCAACACCTCCAGAAAGTAATGCTCAATTAGCGACGCCAACAAAAGCTGGTCCTATTATAGATCTTCTGAGTGGAGACACACTGGCCCTTGTGCCTGTCGAAGAACCTCAGCCAGCGAGCCCTGTTGCATCTCAGCAGAATGCTCTCGCTCTTGTTGACATGTTTTCACCAAGCAATTACAATCAATATTCCAACCCCATTGGACAAGGATATTCATCATCACGTCAATTTCCGCAAAATGTTCAAACTCCACAGCCTTTGTTAAACTCAAACGGAAGTGTGTCTGGCCCTGAATTACCCCGATATGGACAGCCCCTTTACCCTCAGGGCTCTTCTTCTATGTGGAATGGTCAGATGACCCAACAACAGCAGCCACCTTCACCAGTTTATG GTCCTCAAGACAGTGGTGCGCTTCCTCCTCCACCATGGGAAGCTCAACTGGACAACACTCAACAACCCATAAGTCATCCCCCTCAACAAATGCATGTTGTGCATTCCCTACCATCACCCAATGGCACATATCTTCAAGGATCGCAACCTTTGGCAAATAACCAACCATTCAGCACATACGATCAACCAATCTCCAGTGGCCATCATACCCTCGTAAACAATCAATTTCTGCAGAGCAATCAAATGACTGCTGGCTTGTATCCACAACCTTTTCAAAATCCACAGGCTATGGGTATGTTTCCTCAGCCAATACAATCTGTTCCAATGGTTTATATGTATCCTCAACAGGCGTATGGCTATCAAATAGCTGGCTATGGCTATGGCTATGGCTATGGCTATGGCTATGGCCATGGCCAAGGTGAACAACAGAACACTCAATTTATTGATCAAAAGATCTCCGTATCATCGAGGGACCACAGCTCCCTGAGGAATTCTTCTAATATGGTTTCCAGTTCCTCATATGCACCGTCCCTGAAACCCTCCAAGCCAGAGGACAAGCTATTTGGAGACCTTGTTGATATTTCTAAATTCAAAACGGGAAAAAACCATGCCTGA
- the LOC140990530 gene encoding uncharacterized protein — MENHNFFLRLSRLLSSSFASCRFRSLPDHVAHSSISMQTDNSNIIIPHANDSSSFIKNPEKTLENDGFSCPNPCRKNDTINLYNWSTSSHSGWFSSADEKLQENDAFFSFSSCSGESFRLRDHRPKVRCDEMKSIDEIGERTSSSALSASMTAKILGSIRRMAEPPPPQTTNIILHETAEKPTGTTTHEKNHDLGSDHMSANIHYSCRTYSGLSRRKATRTRRRAQMRKSFGGGSIVGECLAVEKKSRDPRRDFQASIVDMILAKQLFGAEDLERLLICFLSLNSVCYHGLIFEVFSDICETLSRF, encoded by the coding sequence ATGGAAAATCATAACTTCTTCCTCAGACTTTCTCGTTTGTTGTCTTCTTCTTTTGCTTCTTGCCGTTTTAGAAGCCTACCAGATCATGTTGCTCATAGCTCCATCTCCATGCAAACTGATAATAGTAACATCATTATTCCCCATGCAAACGACAGCTCGTCTTTCATCAAAAACCCTGAAAAAACTCTCGAAAACGATGGTTTTTCATGTCCAAATCCCTGCAGGAAAAACGACACCATCAACCTTTATAACTGGAGTACGTCGTCCCATAGCGGCTGGTTCAGTAGCGCCGATGAGAAGTTACAGGAGAACGACGCTTTTTTCAGCTTTTCGTCTTGCTCCGGGGAGTCCTTTCGCCTGAGAGATCACCGCCCCAAGGTAAGGTGTGATGAGATGAAAAGTATCGATGAAATTGGAGAACGTACCAGTTCTTCGGCATTATCTGCATCCATGACAGCGAAGATCTTGGGAAGCATCCGCCGTATGGCAGAACCTCCGCCGCCTCAGACCACCAACATTATTCTTCATGAAACTGCTGAAAAACCCACCGGGACAACAACCCATGAAAAGAATCATGACCTTGGGTCCGATCACATGTCAGCCAATATTCACTATTCCTGCCGTACATATTCTGGTTTGTCTCGCCGGAAAGCGACGAGGACTCGACGAAGAGCTCAGATGAGGAAGAGTTTCGGCGGCGGTTCGATTGTTGGAGAGTGTCTGGCTGTGGAAAAGAAGTCGAGGGATCCTCGTAGGGATTTCCAGGCATCAATAGTGGACATGATCTTGGCGAAACAGTTGTTCGGAGCAGAGGATCTGGAGAGACTGTTGATTTGTTTTCTGTCTTTGAATAGTGTTTGTTATCACGGCCTGATTTTCGAAGTGTTCTCTGATATTTGTGAAACTTTGTCTCGTTTTTGA